A DNA window from Azotosporobacter soli contains the following coding sequences:
- a CDS encoding sugar ABC transporter substrate-binding protein — protein MKKGLYFVMSLSLLVALLVAGCGGSQTSQTQDQAKKMNIGVVVKALNSDYWKIVEAGAKAAGEKYGVNVTVLGPNAETDVTGQISMIEDQITKKVNALVVAPSQPSSAIPVFNKAKEMKIPVILGDTDAKWDDKVSFVGTGNANGGKLAGEYLAKKLGKGAKVVILRGAQGDPTHDDRANGCVEALKAAGLEVAAIQPANSERAMAVTVMENILQSKQEFAAVFATNDEMALGAVKALEAAKMNLPVVGFDGSPDALGSISDGKLDASVAQSPFNIGFKGVEAAIKAAKNESVDKRIDTGTEIINKENVAQKREDLKKILGK, from the coding sequence ATGAAAAAAGGCCTGTATTTTGTGATGTCATTATCGTTACTGGTTGCGCTCTTGGTCGCCGGTTGCGGCGGTTCCCAAACGAGTCAGACGCAGGATCAAGCGAAGAAAATGAACATCGGTGTTGTCGTCAAGGCTTTGAACAGCGACTATTGGAAAATTGTCGAAGCTGGAGCCAAGGCGGCTGGTGAAAAATACGGCGTCAATGTCACCGTTCTCGGACCCAATGCAGAAACGGATGTTACCGGACAGATTTCCATGATCGAAGACCAAATCACCAAAAAAGTGAATGCCTTAGTGGTTGCGCCGTCGCAGCCGTCCAGTGCCATTCCGGTGTTTAACAAAGCGAAGGAAATGAAAATACCGGTTATCTTAGGCGATACGGATGCGAAATGGGATGACAAAGTATCGTTCGTCGGTACCGGTAATGCCAATGGCGGCAAATTAGCCGGCGAATATTTGGCGAAGAAACTGGGCAAAGGCGCTAAAGTCGTTATTCTGCGCGGCGCACAAGGCGATCCCACGCATGATGACCGGGCCAATGGTTGCGTGGAAGCATTGAAAGCAGCTGGTCTTGAAGTGGCTGCGATTCAACCGGCCAATAGCGAACGGGCGATGGCAGTAACCGTTATGGAAAACATTCTGCAAAGCAAACAAGAATTTGCCGCCGTCTTTGCCACGAATGATGAAATGGCTCTCGGTGCGGTAAAAGCGTTGGAAGCGGCAAAAATGAACCTGCCGGTCGTCGGTTTTGACGGCTCACCGGATGCGCTTGGTTCGATTTCCGACGGCAAACTGGATGCATCGGTTGCGCAAAGTCCGTTCAACATCGGCTTCAAAGGCGTAGAAGCTGCGATTAAAGCGGCTAAAAATGAAAGCGTAGACAAACGGATTGATACCGGAACGGAAATCATCAATAAGGAGAATGTTGCGCAAAAACGAGAGGATTTGAAAAAGATACTGGGGAAATAG
- a CDS encoding metallophosphoesterase family protein, whose translation MAKICSGPYLLAPKTREMTLVWETDVPVAAQVEYQADGETIVVAAERNTGLLRQQATLRQLQPDTRYQYRVRLQGGETRAGRFRTLGETPQEIRLVTLTDSHQFEIHEEFSALLEAEQPDFILHAGDLSRSTGFEQNEYLENWFQKGAAFLANVPVVYATGNHDEGPFYQQYFGDLQDEAYQGCEGNYSFTYGNTHFIVLNSNPWSLSEMNAYNAGVAVAAATKKRIEETMQWLDAELSSPDATEATWRIVMLHHPYTDDFCRQYIARRVEAGRVHLVLSGHLHCYMKNISADPAVGAGIAYVSQGSGQTFGGYVEKGEPGERLLPDFPELLATGQVSHGKLNITERQLRFRIYGMEKGREFLLDEIVLDKAAAALTLKEIDLRVEEDTGWVCVTGLALNAGQSLAQVTVAVQENERTRKLYQFGTLGRERMLTLNAGEECRFQSEYKITLPGVYRLKVGEASCTACIELKEPLHYANFSAKVGTGAFLAQVTVQVDVTSQRREKNTAQVVLLVDDAAATSLAVCLDGGETKRVELVHRFRQSGVYRLRIGDLPEQEITIEGPLCGTPYLKDLSGNGNHGLIRGKAKRIAEEGRMAFVFAEPGECIEVPDHESLHVRDGYTGIVSANVSRLAGEAEMGHNPLLLKGISTGWGATYLLRMAIERNGQLKWGTCFGTSEYTWQGGCAAVGSWRQYASSFDKRSGGASYCDRQLVGSSAGIAPEEELRNWPGMPLFVGYSYIGHVIWEINRPKYFTQLSAKVGQVRFYTEKLNAQQIFALQERPEAAGSKSDALAVWLDAAQVETKGRHCTAWRELKANVHCLRGCAKVPEKTKLRATLETSDDGCVVKDKLNITLSGGEETFPLQGLKLGRWLRIRSEFESYVGESGTEVPKLECYSLEDAAGTSLLAWGTRLDWEDGEWEGAVGFLPLYRTKVFEEYTDVIHG comes from the coding sequence ATGGCGAAAATTTGCAGTGGGCCTTATTTGCTGGCTCCGAAGACAAGAGAAATGACGCTTGTATGGGAAACGGACGTGCCGGTCGCGGCTCAGGTCGAGTATCAGGCGGACGGGGAAACGATCGTCGTAGCGGCAGAACGGAATACAGGACTATTGCGCCAACAGGCGACGCTTCGTCAGTTGCAGCCCGATACGCGTTATCAATACCGGGTTCGTCTGCAAGGCGGCGAGACGCGTGCGGGACGATTTCGCACGTTGGGCGAAACGCCGCAGGAGATTCGCCTGGTAACGTTGACCGATTCACATCAATTTGAAATTCATGAGGAATTTTCCGCGCTGCTGGAGGCGGAACAACCGGATTTTATTTTGCACGCGGGTGATTTGTCGCGCAGTACCGGCTTTGAACAGAACGAATATCTGGAAAACTGGTTTCAAAAAGGCGCTGCGTTTTTGGCGAATGTCCCGGTTGTTTATGCAACCGGAAATCATGATGAGGGACCGTTTTACCAGCAATATTTTGGCGATTTGCAGGATGAAGCCTATCAGGGGTGTGAGGGGAATTATTCCTTTACTTACGGCAACACGCATTTCATCGTTTTAAACAGCAATCCGTGGAGCCTGTCGGAGATGAATGCATACAACGCGGGCGTCGCGGTTGCTGCAGCGACAAAGAAACGAATCGAAGAGACGATGCAGTGGTTGGACGCGGAATTATCGTCGCCTGATGCGACGGAAGCCACATGGCGGATCGTGATGCTGCATCATCCGTATACCGACGACTTCTGCCGCCAATACATCGCAAGACGGGTGGAAGCAGGGCGCGTCCATCTGGTGCTGTCCGGACATTTGCATTGTTATATGAAAAATATCTCAGCCGATCCGGCAGTCGGGGCGGGAATCGCCTATGTCAGCCAGGGCAGCGGGCAGACATTCGGCGGCTATGTGGAAAAGGGAGAGCCGGGTGAACGGTTGCTGCCGGATTTTCCCGAACTTTTGGCTACCGGGCAGGTGTCGCACGGCAAATTGAACATTACCGAGCGGCAATTGCGCTTTCGGATCTATGGGATGGAAAAAGGCCGGGAATTTTTGCTGGATGAAATCGTACTCGATAAGGCAGCAGCGGCGTTGACGCTAAAAGAGATCGACCTGCGCGTCGAAGAAGATACGGGCTGGGTCTGCGTAACGGGTCTTGCGCTTAATGCCGGGCAAAGTTTGGCGCAAGTAACGGTCGCGGTACAGGAGAATGAGCGGACGCGAAAGCTATATCAATTCGGTACACTGGGGCGTGAGCGCATGCTTACGCTCAATGCGGGCGAAGAATGCCGCTTTCAAAGCGAATATAAGATTACGCTGCCCGGCGTCTACCGCCTCAAAGTTGGCGAAGCAAGTTGCACCGCTTGCATCGAATTAAAAGAGCCGCTTCACTATGCTAATTTCAGTGCGAAAGTAGGAACAGGGGCATTTTTGGCTCAGGTAACGGTCCAGGTCGATGTTACCAGTCAGCGCAGGGAAAAAAATACGGCGCAGGTTGTATTGCTCGTCGACGATGCGGCGGCGACTTCGCTTGCAGTCTGTTTGGACGGCGGCGAGACCAAGCGGGTCGAGCTGGTGCATCGTTTCAGGCAAAGCGGTGTTTACCGTCTGCGCATCGGCGATTTGCCGGAACAGGAAATAACAATTGAAGGACCGTTATGCGGTACGCCATATCTGAAAGATCTGTCGGGAAACGGAAATCACGGCCTGATTCGCGGCAAGGCAAAACGGATTGCGGAAGAGGGACGAATGGCCTTTGTCTTTGCGGAACCGGGCGAATGCATCGAAGTGCCGGATCACGAAAGTCTGCACGTACGTGACGGGTATACCGGTATTGTTTCGGCCAATGTCAGCCGTTTGGCCGGCGAAGCGGAAATGGGACACAATCCGCTCTTGCTCAAAGGCATATCGACCGGCTGGGGTGCGACCTATCTTTTGCGCATGGCAATCGAACGCAATGGACAGCTAAAGTGGGGAACTTGCTTTGGTACGTCCGAGTACACCTGGCAGGGCGGTTGCGCAGCGGTCGGCAGCTGGCGGCAGTATGCATCGAGTTTTGATAAACGAAGCGGCGGCGCTTCGTATTGCGACAGGCAACTGGTCGGCAGCAGCGCAGGGATTGCTCCGGAGGAAGAGCTGCGTAATTGGCCTGGGATGCCGCTTTTTGTCGGGTATTCGTATATCGGCCATGTGATCTGGGAAATCAACCGACCGAAATATTTTACGCAGCTTTCGGCAAAGGTCGGGCAAGTGCGCTTTTACACCGAAAAGCTGAATGCGCAGCAAATTTTCGCGTTGCAGGAAAGACCGGAGGCGGCGGGGAGTAAGAGCGATGCGCTTGCGGTATGGCTTGATGCGGCGCAGGTTGAAACGAAAGGACGTCATTGCACCGCGTGGCGTGAGCTAAAAGCAAACGTGCATTGCCTCAGGGGATGCGCAAAGGTGCCGGAAAAAACGAAATTACGGGCTACGCTTGAAACGTCGGATGACGGCTGCGTAGTAAAGGACAAACTTAACATCACGTTGTCCGGCGGCGAGGAAACTTTCCCGTTGCAGGGACTGAAACTGGGACGATGGCTGCGAATCCGCAGCGAATTTGAATCGTATGTCGGCGAAAGTGGAACCGAAGTGCCGAAGCTGGAATGCTATTCGTTGGAAGATGCTGCCGGAACGTCTCTGCTGGCCTGGGGAACACGCCTGGACTGGGAAGACGGCGAATGGGAAGGGGCAGTCGGCTTCTTGCCTCTTTATCGCACAAAAGTGTTTGAAGAATATACCGATGTGATTCATGGCTAA
- a CDS encoding MFS transporter, whose translation MSMMDFFATGKEKPRIQDSQEVKRLFTKARWQSMTAMIIGYGMYYVTKMTLGVAKKPMLEAGFSATDLGQIGAGLLIAYAVGKCFHGFLGDRCNVKKIVPIGLLGSAVINVVLGFTPYFWAFMILWFLNGWFQSMGSAPCIVSITQWFSKKEVATQYGVFSIAHYIGEGATFIFSAMLIVHFGWQSAFLYPGLACIFIAFGMYKFMYDRPQAYGLPSANEFKGEVEEVAKEKVKTTREAQLEVLKNPYIWFIALSAACMGIARYSINSWGVIYLQEVKAYSLVAAGSVLALAPLMGGVGSFASGYISDKIFKSNHALTTVVFGFVMLVGLVGFCLSPAGNQWLDSLFMAIFGFGLGVILCFIGGMLAVDLCSQKAAGAAMGTVGLLAYAGAAVQDVLNGWLMDSSKIMVKGVAVYNFSNIKMFWIGSVILMIILVLPTLWAKKPKKFEAAEKSA comes from the coding sequence ATGAGTATGATGGACTTCTTTGCAACAGGGAAAGAAAAACCTCGGATTCAAGATTCTCAAGAAGTAAAGCGGCTATTCACGAAAGCGCGCTGGCAAAGCATGACGGCGATGATCATTGGCTACGGCATGTACTATGTGACCAAAATGACGCTTGGCGTTGCCAAAAAACCAATGCTGGAGGCCGGTTTTTCGGCGACCGATCTGGGGCAGATCGGCGCTGGCTTATTGATTGCCTATGCGGTAGGCAAATGCTTTCATGGCTTTTTAGGCGATCGCTGCAATGTGAAGAAGATTGTGCCGATCGGCTTGCTCGGCTCGGCCGTTATCAATGTGGTGCTCGGTTTTACGCCTTATTTTTGGGCCTTTATGATACTATGGTTCTTGAACGGCTGGTTTCAGTCGATGGGTTCCGCGCCCTGTATTGTCTCGATTACGCAGTGGTTTTCCAAGAAAGAGGTTGCGACGCAATATGGCGTATTCAGCATTGCGCACTACATCGGTGAAGGCGCTACCTTTATTTTTTCCGCGATGCTGATCGTTCATTTTGGCTGGCAGTCGGCGTTCTTGTATCCGGGACTGGCTTGCATTTTCATCGCTTTCGGCATGTATAAGTTTATGTATGACCGGCCGCAGGCGTATGGTTTGCCTTCGGCTAACGAATTTAAAGGGGAAGTCGAAGAGGTTGCCAAAGAGAAGGTCAAAACAACGCGCGAAGCGCAACTCGAAGTGTTGAAGAATCCATATATCTGGTTTATCGCGTTGAGCGCCGCCTGCATGGGCATCGCCCGCTATTCGATCAACAGCTGGGGCGTTATTTATCTGCAGGAAGTGAAGGCGTACAGTCTGGTAGCCGCGGGCAGTGTATTGGCCCTTGCACCGCTGATGGGCGGGGTGGGATCGTTCGCCTCCGGTTATATTTCCGATAAAATTTTCAAATCGAACCATGCGTTAACTACCGTCGTGTTCGGTTTTGTGATGCTGGTCGGCCTGGTTGGATTTTGCCTGAGTCCGGCGGGCAATCAATGGTTGGATTCGCTGTTCATGGCGATTTTCGGATTTGGTCTTGGCGTGATCCTGTGTTTCATCGGCGGTATGCTGGCCGTTGACCTGTGCTCGCAAAAGGCGGCTGGGGCGGCGATGGGAACGGTCGGATTGCTCGCTTATGCCGGCGCTGCGGTGCAGGACGTGCTGAACGGCTGGCTGATGGATTCCAGCAAGATCATGGTCAAAGGCGTCGCCGTGTACAACTTCAGCAATATAAAAATGTTTTGGATCGGCTCGGTTATTTTGATGATCATTCTGGTCTTGCCGACATTGTGGGCGAAAAAGCCGAAAAAGTTTGAGGCAGCGGAAAAAAGCGCTTAG
- a CDS encoding ABC transporter permease produces the protein MSMNLQALPADTNSSKTRIKDIFKKMGALIGLVVLCTTLTFLSPHFLTMDNIMNIARQSSINSLIALGMLLSILTAGIDLSVGSILALSIVLMGIVVVKMGMSPIIGIAVCLGVGLLLGLINGLTLTKMSLPHPFISTLGTMNVARGLALIVTAASPISNFPPSIQFLGAAFVGPVPVSFLLVLFVYGLFHVFLNYTTVGRYIYAVGGNPEATRLSGISIDKVLIIVYTISGFMAALAGLLLVGRVNAAYPLAGLGYEFDAIAATIIGGASFLGGEGTVWGTLIGALIMAVLRNGLNLLSVSSEMQTVAIGIVIILAVYIDVLRHKAAKKAK, from the coding sequence ATGAGCATGAACTTGCAAGCGCTGCCGGCTGACACTAATAGTAGTAAGACGCGCATAAAAGACATTTTTAAAAAAATGGGTGCTTTGATCGGGTTAGTGGTGCTGTGTACAACGCTAACTTTCTTATCGCCTCATTTTCTGACGATGGATAATATCATGAATATCGCCCGTCAATCCTCGATCAACAGTTTGATTGCGCTGGGGATGCTGCTCTCGATCCTGACGGCGGGGATCGATTTGTCGGTTGGCTCCATCCTGGCGCTGAGCATCGTGCTGATGGGGATTGTCGTGGTTAAGATGGGCATGTCGCCGATTATCGGCATCGCAGTCTGTCTCGGCGTCGGCCTGCTGCTCGGCTTGATCAATGGCCTGACGCTGACGAAAATGTCGTTGCCGCATCCGTTCATTTCAACGCTGGGCACGATGAATGTGGCTCGCGGCCTGGCCTTGATCGTAACGGCGGCGTCGCCGATTTCGAACTTCCCGCCGTCGATTCAGTTTCTTGGCGCGGCGTTTGTCGGACCGGTTCCGGTCAGTTTCCTACTGGTGCTGTTTGTTTATGGTTTGTTTCATGTCTTCCTGAATTATACGACGGTCGGTCGCTACATCTACGCGGTCGGCGGCAACCCCGAAGCGACTCGCCTGTCGGGGATCAGCATCGACAAAGTGTTGATCATTGTCTATACGATCAGCGGCTTCATGGCGGCCTTGGCCGGACTGCTTTTGGTCGGGCGCGTCAATGCGGCGTATCCGCTGGCCGGCCTAGGTTATGAATTCGATGCGATTGCCGCAACGATCATCGGCGGCGCAAGCTTCCTGGGCGGCGAAGGTACCGTCTGGGGGACGCTGATCGGTGCGCTGATCATGGCGGTGCTGCGTAACGGATTAAATTTGCTGAGCGTGTCGTCGGAGATGCAGACGGTGGCGATCGGCATTGTCATCATATTGGCGGTATACATTGATGTGTTGCGTCACAAGGCGGCGAAAAAGGCAAAGTAA
- a CDS encoding twin-arginine translocation signal domain-containing protein, with protein MAADLLTRGLNRRDFLRLTAGAAAVLTVGTGFSVSEAANQVAADSSAISLDACIKLTPAAMAERSAMVKRGYAYLLSSCDLISNAAVRSMARDGLQQPKPKLLERYPGSGDVTRLRLRLQDVGYAKAEMTDEQLFPKNEGPDRVLQAFSTAPGSGWKSHHPYPGGLVTHVAVDLKTALGIYEAYQEIYGYRMNKELIVSAILLHDIQKTWVLQWKDDGTCLPEANVAGTGVHHILGIADTMYRDAAPELVVALACSHNHPGFKADEAQVVDWIKAAAIIAGKDPVREGYLASDAATLPLPRRQEGFMVHLGDHDYVMTAPAAGWMTEKLSVIARQDYRMTESDLNGLPFNAFRSYLFSQASVKRLHQVWVENGEEGLRATVKKIIIS; from the coding sequence ATGGCTGCAGATTTATTGACGCGTGGACTGAATCGACGGGATTTTTTGCGCTTGACCGCCGGAGCGGCAGCGGTGTTGACGGTGGGGACTGGATTTTCTGTTTCGGAAGCGGCAAACCAGGTGGCGGCGGACAGTAGTGCCATTTCATTGGATGCGTGCATAAAATTAACGCCGGCAGCGATGGCGGAGCGCTCGGCAATGGTGAAGCGAGGCTATGCTTATTTGCTCTCGTCGTGTGATCTGATCTCAAACGCTGCGGTACGCAGCATGGCACGGGACGGTTTGCAGCAACCGAAGCCGAAGTTACTGGAACGGTATCCGGGCTCTGGCGATGTGACTCGCCTGCGTCTGCGTCTGCAAGACGTCGGGTATGCCAAAGCGGAAATGACAGATGAACAGCTGTTTCCTAAAAACGAAGGCCCGGATCGTGTGCTGCAGGCATTCAGCACCGCGCCGGGCAGCGGTTGGAAAAGCCATCATCCTTACCCGGGCGGCTTGGTAACGCATGTCGCGGTGGATTTGAAAACGGCGCTCGGTATTTATGAAGCGTATCAGGAGATCTACGGTTACCGGATGAATAAGGAACTGATCGTGTCGGCTATTTTGCTGCATGACATTCAAAAGACCTGGGTATTGCAGTGGAAAGACGACGGCACTTGCCTGCCGGAGGCCAATGTAGCGGGAACCGGCGTGCATCATATCTTAGGCATTGCCGACACGATGTATCGGGATGCCGCGCCGGAATTGGTCGTAGCGTTGGCCTGCTCGCATAATCATCCCGGCTTTAAAGCGGATGAGGCGCAGGTAGTCGACTGGATTAAGGCCGCGGCGATCATTGCCGGCAAAGATCCGGTCCGGGAAGGTTATTTGGCAAGCGACGCAGCGACGCTGCCGTTGCCGCGCCGTCAGGAAGGGTTCATGGTGCATCTGGGCGATCATGATTATGTCATGACGGCTCCGGCCGCCGGCTGGATGACGGAAAAACTGAGCGTAATCGCGCGGCAGGATTACCGGATGACGGAGAGCGACCTGAACGGTTTGCCGTTTAATGCATTTCGCAGTTATTTGTTCTCGCAAGCCAGCGTCAAGCGCTTGCATCAGGTTTGGGTGGAAAACGGCGAGGAAGGTTTGCGCGCGACTGTGAAAAAAATTATCATCAGCTAA
- a CDS encoding phosphatase: MNIIADLHTHTLACRHGFSTVTEVIRAAAEKKLLAVGLTEHGPGYPGSVSYAYFNTYRDIPAQMFGIRVLKGCEANLMDRDGKLDFTAEQLAKLDIVIASCHGEVTPCGSVEENTAMYLGAIRNPRVDVIGHPDSPKYPIDVLRVVQEAARCGVALEINNSSPAARPGSEAMCTAIIQAALQFGAKLAVASDAHYHMAVGEFSYALRLLKENNIPEEQVINSSWERLTNYLQQRRQAASSGD, from the coding sequence ATGAATATCATTGCCGATTTACACACGCATACGCTGGCCTGTCGTCATGGATTCAGCACCGTCACGGAAGTGATCCGCGCGGCGGCGGAGAAAAAACTGCTGGCGGTCGGCTTGACGGAGCATGGGCCTGGGTATCCGGGCAGCGTCAGTTATGCTTATTTTAATACCTACCGCGATATCCCTGCGCAAATGTTCGGCATTCGGGTCTTGAAAGGCTGCGAAGCGAATCTGATGGATCGCGACGGAAAGCTCGACTTCACGGCAGAACAACTGGCCAAACTGGATATCGTGATTGCGAGTTGTCATGGAGAAGTGACGCCTTGCGGCAGCGTGGAAGAAAACACGGCGATGTATCTTGGTGCGATCCGCAATCCACGCGTTGACGTCATTGGACATCCGGACAGTCCGAAATATCCGATCGATGTGCTGCGCGTTGTGCAGGAAGCGGCCCGCTGCGGCGTGGCGCTCGAAATCAATAACAGCTCACCGGCGGCGCGCCCCGGCAGTGAAGCGATGTGTACGGCCATTATTCAAGCGGCGCTACAGTTTGGCGCAAAATTGGCGGTAGCGTCGGATGCACATTATCATATGGCGGTTGGCGAGTTTTCTTATGCGCTGCGGCTGCTGAAGGAAAATAATATTCCGGAGGAGCAGGTCATCAACAGTTCATGGGAACGGCTTACTAATTATTTGCAGCAGCGTAGACAAGCTGCGAGCAGCGGTGACTAG
- a CDS encoding TVP38/TMEM64 family protein produces the protein MKQEQTKQKIMVLAALALVCGVLYWLNPEPLQKMAHFIYTGDMTGCIEYIRSFGAYAAVVSFLIVVLINCVAVLPNIFMLAVNGIVFGIWEGTLISWAAESVGVIISFVFMRYFFRENAHALIVRSDALQKVEELSGKDGLVIMIVARSIPFVPSGLITAIGAISAISLRDYVIATFIGKLPSAWIEVTLGHDAASYKDHPVRLIALLVVSITAYAGYLWSKKK, from the coding sequence ATGAAGCAAGAACAAACGAAGCAAAAAATAATGGTACTGGCGGCGCTGGCGCTTGTCTGCGGCGTGTTGTACTGGCTGAATCCCGAACCGCTGCAAAAAATGGCGCATTTTATTTATACCGGCGACATGACGGGCTGCATCGAATATATCCGTTCCTTCGGAGCGTATGCCGCCGTAGTCAGCTTTCTGATCGTTGTGTTGATCAATTGCGTAGCCGTGTTGCCGAATATTTTCATGCTGGCAGTAAACGGAATCGTTTTCGGCATCTGGGAAGGAACGCTGATTTCCTGGGCGGCGGAATCCGTCGGCGTTATCATCAGCTTTGTCTTTATGCGCTATTTCTTTCGCGAGAATGCGCATGCACTGATCGTGCGCAGCGATGCGCTGCAGAAAGTGGAAGAACTGAGCGGCAAGGACGGTCTTGTCATCATGATCGTCGCCCGCAGCATCCCGTTTGTTCCGTCCGGTCTGATTACCGCAATCGGCGCGATCAGCGCGATCAGTTTGCGTGATTATGTGATCGCGACCTTTATCGGCAAACTGCCGTCCGCCTGGATCGAAGTCACGCTGGGGCATGATGCGGCTTCTTATAAAGATCATCCTGTACGCTTAATCGCCTTGCTCGTTGTCTCAATAACAGCGTATGCGGGATATCTGTGGTCAAAGAAGAAATGA
- a CDS encoding sugar ABC transporter ATP-binding protein yields MAEHFLTLKGISKSFPGVKALSSIDLNFREGEIHALCGENGAGKSTLIKILTGAYQYDEGEMYCEEQQVQFQNPKDAHKLGIACIYQELSLAPNMTVTENIFLGRELRLPGLRLLDYRKMNKIAQETLDSLGIEVKATKLVSSYSMGYQQMIEIARALVANAKLIIMDEPTSSLSEKEVRVLLDNIRKIKAQNIGVVYISHRLEEVLEVADRITVIRDGCKITTLEKDEADQEKLIKLMVGRSLEEKFPKVPATQGDVVLQVEGLNRGSTLKDISFELRRGEVLGFAGLVGAGRTELARAVFGADKIDSGRIWVRGQEVKISSPKDAIEQGLAFLTEDRKGQGLVLMHDIRFNASLSSLKKFCSFNSFINPGKLQQSVEDLVRDLQIRPNNAQTTTRLLSGGNQQKVVIAKWLCSEASIFIFDEPTRGIDVGAKVEVYNLINRLVGEGAAVIVISSELPEVMGISDRILVMGNGRITGEFVQAEATPENIMKAATGGRSNEHELASAAG; encoded by the coding sequence ATGGCTGAACACTTTTTGACGTTGAAAGGGATCTCGAAAAGCTTTCCGGGCGTAAAAGCCCTGAGTTCGATTGATCTGAATTTCCGGGAAGGGGAAATTCATGCGCTCTGCGGCGAGAATGGGGCGGGAAAATCGACTCTCATTAAAATATTGACCGGCGCTTATCAATATGATGAAGGCGAAATGTATTGCGAAGAGCAGCAGGTTCAATTTCAAAATCCAAAGGATGCGCATAAACTGGGCATTGCCTGTATTTATCAGGAATTAAGTCTCGCGCCGAATATGACGGTGACGGAAAACATTTTTCTCGGTCGCGAACTGCGCTTGCCGGGACTTAGACTTTTGGATTATCGAAAAATGAACAAGATTGCGCAGGAAACGCTCGACAGTCTTGGCATTGAAGTCAAAGCGACGAAGTTGGTGTCCAGTTACAGCATGGGCTATCAGCAAATGATCGAAATTGCCAGAGCGCTGGTTGCCAATGCCAAACTGATCATCATGGATGAACCGACATCCAGTCTGTCGGAAAAAGAAGTGCGGGTGCTGCTGGATAATATCCGAAAAATCAAGGCGCAAAATATCGGCGTGGTTTATATTTCGCACCGCTTGGAAGAAGTGCTGGAAGTGGCGGATCGGATCACGGTAATTCGTGACGGCTGCAAGATTACTACGCTAGAAAAGGACGAAGCGGATCAGGAAAAGCTGATCAAACTGATGGTCGGCCGCTCGCTGGAAGAAAAATTCCCCAAGGTTCCGGCGACGCAGGGCGATGTGGTCTTGCAGGTTGAGGGACTGAATCGCGGCTCTACGCTCAAGGATATTTCGTTTGAGCTGCGCCGCGGCGAGGTGCTCGGTTTTGCCGGACTGGTCGGTGCGGGGCGGACGGAACTGGCGCGCGCGGTGTTCGGCGCGGACAAGATTGACAGCGGGCGGATATGGGTACGCGGGCAGGAAGTGAAGATTTCCAGTCCGAAAGACGCGATCGAGCAAGGCTTGGCGTTTTTGACCGAAGACCGCAAGGGGCAGGGCCTGGTTTTAATGCATGATATTCGTTTTAACGCCAGCCTCTCCAGTCTGAAAAAATTCTGTTCCTTCAATAGTTTTATCAATCCTGGAAAACTGCAGCAGTCGGTGGAGGATTTGGTGCGGGATCTGCAAATTCGGCCCAACAATGCGCAGACAACGACCCGTCTGCTGTCCGGCGGAAATCAGCAAAAGGTCGTCATTGCAAAATGGTTGTGCTCGGAGGCTTCGATCTTCATCTTTGACGAGCCGACGCGCGGCATCGACGTAGGCGCGAAGGTGGAAGTGTACAACCTGATCAACCGCTTAGTCGGCGAAGGCGCTGCGGTCATCGTCATATCGTCCGAACTCCCCGAAGTCATGGGGATTAGCGACCGGATACTGGTCATGGGCAATGGGCGAATAACCGGCGAATTTGTCCAGGCGGAAGCGACGCCGGAAAATATTATGAAAGCTGCAACGGGAGGTAGAAGCAATGAGCATGAACTTGCAAGCGCTGCCGGCTGA